One window from the genome of Nicotiana sylvestris chromosome 9, ASM39365v2, whole genome shotgun sequence encodes:
- the LOC104227715 gene encoding protein trichome birefringence-like 43 has product MGTAAGHCSVAKPSENSHHSGTRDSSPVEQVPERSSNNGSVVDPAIVMMLEDCTKRIESVMGSFSLAVGAASALFVLLCMLNNVHGKLINDLNQLGTNGCDLFQGNWVYDDCYPLYGSSMCPFIEKQFDCLKNGRPDKDYLKYRWQPTGCNLPRFNATEFQLKLKGRRLMFVGDSLSLDQWQSLTCMLHAADPQSEYTSKRIGGTSIFTFSKYNTSYSILRDAFLVDIITKNNGTRVLMLDSLSAAAQWKEIDVLIFDSWHWWLHTGRKQAWDLVQDGNSTYKDAPRLILYEKALNTWAKWVDSEVDTTKTKIFFQGVSPDHDNCAGVTQPLKSTQGPRPGELVLEKVLRGMKKPVHLLNVTTLSQYRADGHPSVYGFGGHRNIDCTHWCVAGVADTWNQLLSAVLDQF; this is encoded by the exons gcacagcagctggccattgctcagttgcaaagccatctGAGAACTCCCATCACAGCGGCACCAGAGACAGCTCCCCCGTCGAGCAAGTGCCcgaaagatcaagcaataacgggtcagTGGTTGACCCTGCCATAGTAATGATGCTTGAGGACTGCACCAAAAGGATTGAGTCAG TGATGGGTAGTTTTTCTCTAGCTGTTGGTGCAGCTTCTGCATTATTTGTACTTCTTTGCATGTTGAACAATGTACATGGAAAGTTGATCAATGATTTAAACCAGTTGGGAACCAACGGCTGTGATCTCTTCCAaggaaattgggtttatgacgaTTGTTACCCTCTTTACGGTTCATCAATGTGTCCATTCATTGAAAAGCAGTTTGATTGTTTAAAGAATGGAAGGCCAGATAAGGATTATCTCAAATATAGATGGCAACCCACTGGGTGCAATTTACCTAG GTTTAATGCGACAGAATTTCAACTCAAATTGAAGGGGAGGCGGTTGATGTTTGTTGGGGATTCACTAAGCCTTGATCAATGGCAATCTCTCACTTGTATGCTACATGCAGCCGATCCACAATCTGAGTATACTTCCAAAAGGATAGGAGGAACTTCAATCTTCACATTTTCA AAATACAATACGTCGTACTCGATACTCCGAGATGCTTTCCTAGTAGACATTATTACAAAGAACAACGGGACGCGAGTGTTGATGCTGGATTCTCTCAGTGCAGCTGCTCAATGGAAAGAAATAGATGTCCTCATCTTTGATTCTTGGCATTGGTGGCTTCATACTGGTAGAAAACAAGC TTGGGATCTTGTTCAAGATGGCAACTCTACATACAAAGACGCACCCCGGTTAATCTTATATGAGAAAGCACTGAATACCTGGGCAAAATGGGTGGACTCTGAAGTAGATACAacaaaaactaaaatatttttccAAGGAGTTTCTCCTGACCATGACAA TTGTGCTGGAGTAACACAACCATTGAAGAGTACACAAGGACCTCGTCCAGGAGAATTGGTATTAGAGAAGGTTTTGAGAGGGATGAAAAAACCAGTTCATTTATTAAACGTAACAACATTATCACAGTACAGAGCAGACGGACATCCTTCAGTTTATGGGTTTGGTGGACATAGGAACATAGACTGCACACATTGGTGTGTGGCTGGTGTTGCTGATACTTGGAATCAACTCTTAAGTGCAGTTCTTGATCAATTTTAG